The following proteins are co-located in the Lacticaseibacillus paracasei subsp. paracasei genome:
- a CDS encoding aldose epimerase family protein, whose amino-acid sequence MDVSVEPCGQYQGHNLYELTLTNDQGMVVKLLNYGATLEKVLLPEADGLHNMILSLPSREDYAKERNFLGGTVGRVVGRIRGHVWQHGDVKIDLPMNEGKNHIHGGDDGLDRQVYNFRIDQTATTASASFTFVDPAGHNGYPGNVKLQVTYTLENTNTLHYRLDAVSDEETLFNPTNHTYFAIDQPNKIDATTLTIPADDYKPLDADHLPDQGWQPVAGTVFDFRQGQKLGDVIHTRAAQITAERGINHPFLLKHGQTLAAKLQTDKHTMTMATTAPSVVVYTANHFDGTGIPHNIDQFDGVALECQFAPVSGDDLSAITLLPGEPFTLVNSWAFE is encoded by the coding sequence ATGGACGTTTCAGTTGAACCATGCGGTCAGTATCAAGGCCATAATTTGTATGAGCTGACCTTGACCAATGATCAAGGCATGGTTGTGAAGTTGTTGAATTATGGTGCAACCTTGGAAAAAGTGTTGTTACCAGAAGCTGATGGCTTGCACAACATGATTCTGTCGCTGCCAAGTCGGGAAGATTACGCAAAAGAGCGCAATTTTCTCGGCGGTACGGTCGGTCGAGTGGTCGGCCGGATTCGTGGTCATGTTTGGCAGCATGGGGATGTGAAAATTGATCTGCCAATGAACGAAGGTAAGAATCACATTCACGGCGGGGATGACGGTCTGGATCGGCAAGTTTATAACTTCCGTATTGACCAGACAGCTACCACAGCTAGTGCTAGTTTTACCTTTGTTGATCCAGCAGGGCATAATGGCTATCCGGGCAACGTCAAGCTGCAAGTGACTTATACCTTGGAGAATACGAATACCTTGCACTATCGTCTGGATGCAGTTAGTGATGAAGAAACGCTCTTCAATCCAACTAACCATACCTATTTTGCGATTGACCAGCCAAACAAAATTGATGCCACCACGCTGACGATTCCAGCCGACGATTACAAACCGCTTGATGCAGACCATCTGCCAGATCAAGGCTGGCAGCCAGTTGCCGGAACGGTCTTTGATTTTCGGCAAGGGCAAAAGCTTGGCGATGTCATTCACACTCGAGCAGCGCAAATCACTGCAGAACGGGGCATTAATCACCCATTCCTACTGAAACACGGTCAAACCCTCGCGGCCAAACTCCAGACTGACAAACATACTATGACCATGGCAACCACTGCGCCGTCCGTCGTCGTGTACACCGCCAACCACTTTGACGGTACCGGTATTCCTCACAACATTGATCAATTTGATGGCGTGGCTCTTGAATGCCAATTTGCTCCGGTCAGCGGCGATGATCTTTCGGCGATCACATTATTGCCGGGCGAACCATTTACGTTGGTGAATAGTTGGGCGTTTGAATAG
- a CDS encoding PTS sugar transporter subunit IIA codes for MAKTVENDLFDAALAFVEDGDDQDTVFKQVSDQLLVAGAVKPDFYEHLSEREKNYPTGIDMSVVNAEYPNVAIPHTEGEFVNVRKIVPIRLKNPIEFANMIAPDQKLKVSFLFMILNNDPEGQANVLAQIMDFLTTSSAETLAKLFGADDAATIYNVLATSFKK; via the coding sequence ATGGCTAAGACGGTTGAGAATGACCTTTTTGATGCAGCGTTAGCATTTGTCGAGGATGGTGATGATCAGGATACAGTCTTTAAGCAAGTTTCCGATCAATTACTAGTAGCCGGTGCCGTTAAACCGGACTTTTATGAACATCTAAGCGAACGGGAAAAGAACTATCCGACAGGCATCGATATGAGCGTTGTGAACGCTGAATATCCGAATGTAGCGATTCCGCATACAGAAGGCGAATTCGTCAATGTTAGAAAAATTGTTCCGATCCGCCTCAAAAACCCGATCGAATTTGCCAATATGATTGCGCCAGATCAAAAACTCAAAGTTAGCTTTCTGTTCATGATTTTGAATAATGATCCCGAGGGCCAGGCCAACGTCTTGGCACAGATCATGGATTTTCTGACAACATCTTCTGCTGAAACATTAGCTAAATTATTCGGAGCAGACGATGCGGCAACAATTTACAACGTTTTGGCAACCAGTTTTAAAAAATAA
- a CDS encoding PTS fructose transporter subunit IIB codes for MTVKILAACGAGVNSSHQIKDAIEKEFKKRGYSVQADAVMVKDVNEDMMKNYDIFTPIAKTDLGFTPAIPVINAGPILYRMPAMAKPVYDKIEGVIKKENLK; via the coding sequence ATGACAGTCAAGATTTTGGCAGCTTGTGGTGCGGGTGTTAATTCTAGTCACCAGATCAAAGATGCAATTGAAAAGGAATTTAAGAAGCGCGGCTATAGCGTTCAGGCAGATGCCGTGATGGTCAAGGATGTTAATGAAGACATGATGAAGAATTATGACATTTTCACTCCAATTGCAAAGACCGATTTAGGCTTTACACCGGCAATTCCAGTTATTAACGCAGGTCCAATCTTGTATCGGATGCCAGCAATGGCGAAACCTGTTTACGACAAAATTGAAGGCGTTATCAAGAAGGAAAATCTGAAATAG
- a CDS encoding PTS galactitol transporter subunit IIC: protein MQTIIDLANAVFKPVIDLGAAPIMLIVLTLIAWAVGVNFFHALEGGIKLAIAITAIGSVIGLLTTTYQPALNAFVKSTGINLSITDLGWAPLATITWGSPYTLFFLAILVIVNLILLFLNRTNTLDVDIFDIWHLSFTGLLAIYFGANLFIATILVIFIGILKIINSDLMKPTFNDLLDDWENPMTTTHLNYMMNPVIMVFDKLFDKLFPWLDKYDFDAAKLNEKIGFWGSRFAIGIYLGIFIGLISHQSVKSIATLAFMAATCLELFSIIGSWFIAAVEPLSQGVTDFANKRLGGRMLNIGLDWPFLAGRAEIWAAANVLAPIMLLEALILPGNRILPLGGIIAMGVTPALLVVTRGKIIRMIVIGAIELPLFLWAGTLSAPFITHTARALHAPGIPATGLFSSSTKEGPIEQFIAVLVGKASKGEMMMVLYAALALIAYTALFFWYRHEMMKRNQKYSDEGKEVADDVKFVATHGAAGSVD, encoded by the coding sequence ATGCAAACCATTATTGATTTGGCCAATGCGGTCTTCAAGCCAGTTATTGATTTAGGGGCAGCACCGATTATGCTGATCGTGCTGACCTTAATTGCTTGGGCGGTTGGTGTTAACTTCTTTCATGCGTTGGAAGGCGGCATCAAACTTGCGATTGCGATTACCGCGATCGGGAGTGTTATCGGTTTATTGACAACCACCTACCAGCCGGCGTTAAATGCTTTCGTTAAGTCTACAGGGATCAATCTTTCAATTACTGACTTAGGTTGGGCGCCACTCGCAACAATTACTTGGGGTTCGCCGTATACATTATTCTTCTTGGCAATTCTGGTCATCGTCAACTTGATTTTGTTATTCTTGAATCGGACAAATACGTTGGATGTTGATATTTTTGATATCTGGCACTTATCATTTACTGGTTTACTGGCTATTTATTTCGGGGCTAACCTCTTTATTGCTACCATTTTGGTTATCTTTATCGGTATTTTGAAGATCATCAATTCTGATCTCATGAAACCAACTTTCAACGACTTACTGGACGATTGGGAAAATCCAATGACAACCACGCATTTAAACTACATGATGAATCCAGTCATCATGGTGTTTGATAAGTTGTTTGACAAACTGTTCCCATGGTTAGATAAATATGATTTTGATGCTGCTAAATTGAACGAAAAGATTGGTTTCTGGGGCAGTCGTTTTGCCATTGGGATTTATCTTGGGATCTTTATTGGTTTGATCTCCCACCAGAGCGTTAAGTCAATTGCGACACTGGCCTTTATGGCTGCTACCTGCTTGGAGCTGTTTAGTATTATCGGTTCTTGGTTCATCGCTGCTGTTGAACCGCTGTCACAAGGTGTTACTGATTTTGCCAATAAGCGTCTTGGCGGACGTATGTTGAATATCGGACTTGACTGGCCATTCTTGGCGGGCCGCGCTGAAATCTGGGCTGCTGCTAACGTTTTGGCACCAATCATGTTACTTGAAGCATTGATATTGCCTGGCAACCGTATTCTGCCTTTAGGTGGGATCATTGCCATGGGTGTTACCCCAGCCCTGCTGGTTGTGACTCGCGGTAAGATTATTCGGATGATCGTTATCGGTGCGATTGAACTGCCGCTCTTCCTTTGGGCAGGCACTCTCTCGGCACCATTTATCACACACACAGCGCGTGCATTGCACGCACCTGGTATTCCGGCAACAGGGCTCTTCTCTTCCTCAACTAAGGAAGGTCCAATCGAACAATTCATCGCTGTGCTTGTTGGTAAAGCTTCTAAAGGCGAAATGATGATGGTGCTTTACGCTGCCCTAGCACTGATTGCATACACCGCATTATTCTTCTGGTATCGTCATGAAATGATGAAGCGGAATCAGAAGTACTCTGATGAAGGTAAAGAAGTTGCTGACGACGTTAAGTTCGTTGCAACACACGGTGCTGCAGGATCCGTGGACTAA
- a CDS encoding DUF4867 family protein: MSTIDQLRTLNPDKTIHSLDEAAFADYGVTYAQYDVSELKTFMDQHVTIPAPSEANLYIPSNPDMERIPVVQQIGRDVYAGLPIEAGECAGHADALTAVEFHQGSEVNVFFTDVVMVIGKRGQMHDGQFNAEKDAKLFFVPAGTVVEFFSDTLHYSPCEAHASGFKFIVMLVRGSNQPLPADYHTDNKLIVKQNKFQVVHASRTDKIKQGIQVGVTGELVQVKHLD, from the coding sequence ATGTCAACCATTGATCAGCTCAGAACCCTGAATCCAGATAAAACCATCCACAGCTTAGATGAGGCTGCATTTGCCGACTATGGCGTCACTTACGCACAGTATGACGTCAGTGAGCTCAAAACCTTCATGGATCAGCACGTCACCATCCCCGCCCCTAGCGAAGCCAATCTCTATATCCCGTCAAATCCCGACATGGAAAGGATTCCCGTCGTCCAGCAAATTGGGCGCGATGTCTACGCTGGCCTGCCAATTGAAGCAGGCGAATGTGCCGGCCACGCCGACGCTTTGACTGCGGTTGAATTTCATCAAGGCAGTGAAGTGAACGTTTTCTTCACCGATGTTGTCATGGTGATCGGCAAACGCGGTCAGATGCATGATGGCCAATTCAATGCCGAAAAAGACGCGAAGCTTTTTTTCGTACCGGCTGGAACCGTTGTGGAATTCTTCAGCGACACGCTTCACTACAGCCCTTGCGAAGCGCATGCCAGCGGCTTCAAGTTTATCGTGATGCTCGTGCGCGGCAGCAACCAACCATTGCCAGCCGACTATCACACTGATAACAAGCTAATCGTTAAGCAAAATAAGTTTCAAGTCGTCCATGCAAGTCGGACAGACAAGATCAAGCAAGGTATTCAAGTTGGCGTCACCGGCGAACTCGTTCAGGTGAAGCATTTAGACTAA
- the lacC gene encoding tagatose-6-phosphate kinase, with protein sequence MILTVTLNPSVDVSYPLEHLKIDTVNRVKTVRKTAGGKGLNVSRVIHMLNHEITATGFIGGYFGKWLENQLDRDGIDHDFFPIDAETRSSIAMLHDGGEQTEILEAGPTIAAEDAEKFLSHFDSLLDKSDLITISGSMPQGLPADYYTQMIAHAGQKNVKVLLDTSGATLKSALEAPVKPLLIKPNEEELGGLLNRDVDKTDYTALKHDLMDPIFDGVDWIVVSLGAAGAFVKHLDKFYHAAIPKIKVVNPVGSGDSTLAGLAMGIHDGKSDEDIMKTAMTTGMLNTMEAETGFVNPAKFDEYFAKVTIESY encoded by the coding sequence ATGATTTTAACAGTGACTTTAAACCCATCCGTTGACGTCTCCTACCCGCTCGAACATCTCAAAATCGACACCGTCAATCGGGTGAAAACGGTACGGAAAACTGCTGGCGGTAAGGGATTGAATGTATCTCGCGTCATTCATATGTTAAATCACGAGATTACAGCAACCGGCTTTATTGGCGGCTATTTTGGCAAGTGGTTGGAAAATCAGCTTGATCGCGACGGCATTGACCATGACTTCTTCCCGATTGATGCCGAAACCCGCAGTTCGATTGCTATGTTACATGATGGCGGCGAACAGACTGAAATTCTGGAAGCCGGACCAACAATTGCTGCCGAAGATGCCGAGAAATTTCTCAGCCATTTTGACAGCCTGTTAGACAAAAGTGATTTGATCACCATCTCCGGTTCCATGCCGCAAGGATTACCGGCTGATTATTACACCCAGATGATTGCCCATGCAGGTCAAAAAAACGTCAAAGTGCTTCTGGATACATCAGGTGCCACTTTAAAATCCGCTTTAGAAGCACCTGTGAAACCGTTGCTGATTAAGCCAAACGAAGAAGAACTTGGCGGCCTGCTCAACCGTGATGTCGACAAAACCGACTACACGGCCTTGAAACACGATCTGATGGACCCGATTTTTGATGGTGTCGATTGGATCGTCGTGTCCCTAGGTGCGGCTGGTGCCTTCGTAAAACATTTGGATAAGTTCTATCACGCTGCCATTCCAAAGATTAAGGTTGTCAATCCTGTGGGCTCCGGCGACTCAACATTGGCTGGCTTAGCCATGGGCATTCATGATGGCAAATCGGATGAAGACATCATGAAAACGGCGATGACAACCGGGATGTTGAACACCATGGAAGCAGAAACCGGCTTCGTCAATCCAGCTAAGTTTGACGAGTATTTTGCCAAAGTCACAATTGAATCCTATTAA
- a CDS encoding tagatose-bisphosphate aldolase gives MTVTLTAGQYKHLQQLSDDNNVISALAIDQRGSLKKMLAAAANKPADETTIVDFKKAVSEELTKYASSILLDPEYGLPAAKVRAPQAGLLLSYEKTGYDATEPGRFPDLIDDQSALRIKNEGGDAVKFLLYIDPDEPDAINDRKYAFVERVGAEAKANDLPLFLELVSYDGTLNETGTAAWAKVKPDKVIKITKEFSKPQYNVSVLKVEVPVDQKFVEGFTDEGMTPVYTKEEAAKYYKAQSDATDLPFIFLSAGVSNELFLEELKFAKQAGSTFNGVLCGRATWKPGVKPFAAEGEAAGKAWLQTEGKANIDRLNKVLAETATPWTDKVEHA, from the coding sequence ATGACTGTCACCCTTACTGCTGGCCAATACAAACATTTGCAACAATTGTCCGATGACAACAACGTCATCTCTGCTCTGGCCATTGATCAACGCGGTTCCTTGAAAAAGATGCTTGCAGCAGCGGCTAACAAGCCAGCGGATGAAACCACCATTGTTGATTTCAAAAAGGCTGTTTCCGAAGAATTAACCAAGTATGCCAGCTCCATTCTGCTTGACCCGGAATATGGTCTGCCGGCTGCCAAAGTTCGTGCCCCTCAAGCTGGCCTGCTGCTTTCATATGAAAAGACCGGTTATGATGCTACCGAACCTGGCCGTTTTCCAGATCTGATTGATGATCAAAGTGCGTTGCGCATTAAGAATGAAGGCGGCGATGCCGTTAAATTCTTGCTTTATATCGATCCAGACGAACCTGACGCCATCAATGATCGCAAGTATGCTTTCGTTGAACGCGTTGGTGCCGAAGCAAAGGCTAACGATTTGCCATTGTTCTTGGAACTGGTTTCCTACGATGGCACCCTCAATGAAACTGGGACGGCTGCATGGGCAAAGGTGAAGCCAGATAAGGTGATCAAGATCACCAAGGAATTCAGCAAACCACAGTACAATGTCTCTGTTCTAAAAGTCGAGGTTCCAGTTGATCAGAAGTTTGTCGAAGGCTTCACAGATGAAGGCATGACCCCGGTTTACACCAAGGAGGAGGCTGCCAAGTATTATAAAGCCCAATCCGACGCCACCGACCTGCCATTCATTTTCCTGTCTGCCGGCGTTTCAAACGAATTGTTCCTCGAAGAACTGAAATTTGCAAAGCAAGCAGGTTCAACCTTCAACGGTGTTCTCTGCGGCCGGGCAACTTGGAAACCAGGCGTGAAACCATTTGCTGCTGAAGGCGAAGCTGCTGGTAAAGCATGGCTGCAAACTGAAGGCAAAGCAAACATCGATCGCTTAAACAAGGTCTTAGCTGAAACGGCAACTCCTTGGACGGACAAGGTCGAACACGCCTAA
- the lacB gene encoding galactose-6-phosphate isomerase subunit LacB — translation MIIAIGNDHIVTMQKIEISNMLKDMGYTVIDEGTYDTHRTHYPIYGKKVAEDVADGRADLGIVMCGTGIGISTAADKNEGIRAAMCDDVTSAVYARDQLNANVLGIGGATVGIHMIQDIVKAYLDATYKETPENKKIIDKIDNIAKPNPEQKDNPHFFDTELEKWAEGVYHD, via the coding sequence ATGATTATTGCTATTGGTAACGATCACATCGTCACGATGCAGAAAATTGAAATTTCGAACATGTTAAAAGATATGGGCTATACCGTCATTGATGAAGGTACCTATGACACCCATCGTACCCACTATCCTATTTACGGTAAGAAAGTTGCCGAAGATGTTGCTGACGGCCGCGCTGACTTAGGCATCGTGATGTGCGGTACTGGTATCGGTATTTCAACCGCCGCTGACAAAAACGAGGGCATCCGGGCAGCTATGTGTGATGACGTGACCTCGGCTGTTTATGCACGTGATCAATTAAATGCCAATGTATTGGGCATCGGTGGTGCCACAGTTGGTATCCATATGATCCAAGATATTGTCAAAGCTTATCTGGATGCCACCTATAAAGAAACCCCTGAGAACAAGAAAATCATCGATAAAATTGATAACATTGCTAAGCCAAATCCAGAACAAAAAGACAATCCACACTTCTTCGATACTGAACTCGAAAAGTGGGCTGAAGGCGTCTACCACGACTAA
- the lacA gene encoding galactose-6-phosphate isomerase subunit LacA: MDVIIGADKDGFAMKEQVKKYLEDHQYRVKDMTPEPAEDFVDSSLAVTKELLSGDAHKAIMFDRYGVGSAMASNKVKGMVTAVVEEENTAHMTAEHNGAKAIAIGTGITGYDRALVIIQRYLDTEYAGGRHQIRLDMLEKMI, translated from the coding sequence ATGGATGTCATTATTGGCGCAGACAAAGATGGATTCGCAATGAAGGAACAAGTTAAAAAGTATTTAGAGGATCATCAGTATCGGGTTAAGGATATGACCCCAGAACCTGCTGAAGATTTTGTTGATTCATCTTTGGCTGTTACAAAGGAACTGTTGAGCGGCGATGCACATAAAGCCATCATGTTTGACCGTTACGGCGTTGGCTCAGCAATGGCTTCAAACAAGGTTAAGGGCATGGTCACCGCGGTTGTCGAAGAAGAAAACACCGCCCATATGACCGCCGAACACAATGGCGCCAAGGCAATTGCTATTGGCACTGGCATCACAGGTTATGATCGTGCACTTGTGATCATCCAACGTTATCTGGACACCGAATATGCAGGCGGCCGTCACCAAATCCGCCTCGACATGCTTGAAAAAATGATTTAG
- a CDS encoding DeoR/GlpR family DNA-binding transcription regulator, with translation MLKDERLLTIRNLVDRKGIVTVNEIGESLGVSTMTVRRDLEELADQKELVRIHGGAQSTNFKPLTELSRNEKRSIHVNEKRKIAATIAALIIPGDTIYIGPGTTNEMIAQYLKKPDVRIITNSLPVFQSFQDRADFFSLQLIGGRLRARSGAFIGSLANEMLAHLTTTKAFISVNGIADNHISNASPEEGQTQRIALDNAGMKLVVADHFKLNRQDFYSFYDLDQTDGLITDPGISRDDLQHYNTFTHVITDKTNKGE, from the coding sequence ATGTTAAAAGACGAGCGCTTACTGACAATACGTAATTTAGTTGACCGCAAGGGTATTGTAACTGTCAACGAAATCGGGGAAAGCCTTGGTGTTTCAACGATGACGGTGCGACGGGATTTGGAAGAGCTTGCCGACCAAAAAGAGTTAGTCCGCATTCATGGCGGCGCCCAAAGTACCAACTTTAAACCGCTGACTGAATTATCCCGAAATGAAAAGCGATCAATTCATGTGAATGAAAAGCGAAAAATCGCCGCAACAATTGCCGCACTGATCATACCAGGTGACACGATCTATATCGGCCCTGGGACCACGAACGAAATGATTGCACAATATCTCAAAAAACCCGATGTGCGCATCATCACCAATAGTCTCCCTGTTTTTCAAAGTTTTCAGGATCGCGCGGATTTCTTTTCACTGCAACTAATTGGCGGACGGCTTCGGGCTCGATCTGGCGCATTTATCGGCAGCTTAGCAAACGAAATGCTAGCACATCTCACCACCACGAAAGCATTTATCAGTGTCAACGGTATTGCGGACAATCATATCAGCAATGCTAGCCCCGAAGAAGGCCAGACACAACGTATTGCCTTAGACAATGCGGGCATGAAACTTGTGGTCGCAGATCATTTCAAGTTGAATCGGCAAGACTTCTATAGCTTCTATGATCTTGATCAGACAGATGGCTTGATTACCGATCCGGGCATCAGTCGCGATGATCTTCAACATTACAACACGTTCACACATGTCATCACAGATAAAACAAATAAAGGAGAATAA
- a CDS encoding HAD family hydrolase, with translation MNTFIFDIDGTLLDNVEAYLYGLQKTLRRHGREVPIHELTWTNGRAGVDSLAELGFSAAEIPEVHEQWREDSKEFLTDIAWFPGMQHALNQLKQTYKLGLVTSKDKTQFIEEDKKFHFSPYFDAIVVAGEAKRNKPFGDPITLARERLGSEPASTIYIGDTPTDAQAAADAKVAFALAGWTTPPSNEVMPRVAVLQQASDLLTLPTLA, from the coding sequence ATGAACACTTTTATCTTCGACATCGATGGTACGCTGCTCGACAATGTAGAGGCGTATTTGTATGGCTTACAAAAAACATTACGCCGCCATGGCCGAGAGGTCCCCATTCATGAATTAACCTGGACCAATGGGCGTGCGGGCGTTGACAGCCTCGCGGAACTCGGATTCAGTGCCGCAGAAATTCCTGAAGTCCATGAGCAATGGCGAGAAGATTCGAAGGAATTCCTCACCGACATTGCTTGGTTTCCCGGTATGCAGCATGCGCTCAATCAGCTCAAACAAACCTACAAGCTTGGCCTAGTGACGTCAAAAGACAAGACGCAGTTCATTGAAGAAGACAAAAAGTTTCATTTTAGTCCTTACTTCGACGCGATCGTGGTTGCTGGCGAGGCCAAACGCAACAAACCCTTTGGCGATCCCATCACCCTCGCACGTGAACGTTTGGGCAGTGAGCCAGCATCAACGATCTACATTGGTGATACACCGACTGATGCACAGGCAGCTGCCGACGCCAAGGTTGCTTTTGCACTTGCAGGTTGGACCACGCCGCCAAGTAATGAAGTAATGCCTCGGGTTGCGGTGCTACAACAGGCAAGTGATTTGCTGACTTTGCCAACCTTAGCTTGA
- a CDS encoding exonuclease SbcCD subunit D translates to MRFLHTADWHIGKKLNDFDLLEDQQAVFEQLVETAEQHKVDAIVIAGDLYDRALPSEAAVSVLDNMLIKLNRDHGYPLLVISGNHDSAVRLRTGRAWYAATKMFVNTQVAEAFAPIELDGVQFFLLPYFEPFAVRDYFQDKTITNVAQAIRPIVVKMKTLFKPNMRHILVSHFFAAGSDHSASETKVNVGGLDAVPLDDLAAFDYVALGHLHNHHALHGEPKIQYSGALLKYAVSEAHQEKGVYIVDTETMDREFVPLKPKHDLIELKASYADLTAPAYYQQQDRDAYIGIDLTDTQVIPNVMAQLRQIYPRIISLRRENGVNAVKPLQERQRDLDPMSLLQTFFKDMTQDDLSAAQIKWAKAGLTTAKKEQA, encoded by the coding sequence ATGAGATTCTTACACACAGCCGATTGGCATATTGGCAAAAAACTAAATGATTTTGATTTGCTTGAGGATCAACAAGCTGTGTTTGAGCAGCTGGTGGAAACGGCTGAGCAGCATAAAGTTGATGCCATTGTCATTGCGGGGGATCTCTATGACCGCGCCTTGCCAAGCGAAGCTGCTGTTTCCGTTCTGGATAACATGTTGATTAAGTTGAATCGTGACCACGGCTATCCGTTGTTGGTCATTTCAGGCAACCATGACTCGGCGGTACGCCTGCGCACAGGTCGAGCATGGTATGCAGCTACTAAAATGTTTGTTAATACCCAAGTAGCCGAAGCTTTTGCACCCATTGAGTTGGATGGCGTCCAATTCTTTTTGCTGCCGTATTTTGAACCCTTTGCTGTTCGTGACTATTTTCAAGATAAGACAATCACGAATGTGGCTCAGGCAATTCGCCCGATTGTCGTGAAAATGAAGACTTTATTTAAGCCAAATATGCGTCATATTCTGGTTAGTCATTTTTTCGCTGCTGGAAGTGACCATAGTGCTTCGGAAACGAAAGTTAATGTTGGTGGATTGGACGCGGTACCGCTGGATGATTTGGCAGCATTTGATTATGTGGCACTAGGGCATCTGCACAACCATCATGCTTTGCATGGTGAACCAAAGATTCAATATAGCGGTGCTTTGTTAAAATACGCGGTCAGCGAGGCCCATCAAGAAAAAGGGGTCTATATTGTCGATACTGAGACCATGGATCGTGAGTTTGTGCCGTTGAAGCCTAAGCACGATTTAATCGAGTTAAAAGCTAGTTATGCCGACTTGACGGCTCCAGCATACTATCAGCAGCAGGATCGAGACGCCTATATTGGGATTGATTTGACCGATACGCAAGTAATTCCGAATGTCATGGCGCAATTACGCCAGATTTATCCGCGGATTATTAGCCTGCGCCGTGAGAACGGCGTGAATGCCGTCAAGCCTTTGCAAGAGCGGCAGCGTGATTTGGATCCGATGAGTTTGCTGCAGACTTTTTTTAAAGATATGACACAAGATGATTTGTCGGCCGCCCAGATTAAGTGGGCGAAGGCAGGGTTGACGACGGCTAAAAAGGAGCAGGCATAA